AGGTCACGGCTCGATACGTCGGCACCGACGCCACCACGGTCAACACCGAGATCCTCGACGGCCTCGGCGCCGGGGTGAGCGCACTCTGGCTCGCCGTCGGAGGTGCCGGAGTGCCGGTGGGTGATCTCGCGCGGGCGCTGGACGGGGTCCTCTTCGACCTCGCGCCGCTGACGCTCGACGCCGGTGCCCACACCGCCGCCGCGGCCGAGGCCCTCTACCCCGTGTTGGATGTGGCGTCGGTCAGCGATCGGGCCGCTGTCACGGTGAACCTCGGCGCCGCTCCGTTGACCAGCGCCTACGCCGACCGTCCGGACGTGAACCTGGACACCGCCGTCGAACTGGCCGCCGCGGCCTCGGCCCGTACCGAGACCGTTCGGGCGATCACGGTGGACGGCACCGCCTTCCACGATGCGGGGGCCTCCGACGCCGAAGAACTCGGTGCCGCCGTCGCGGCCGGTCTCGAGTACCTCCGTGCGGCGACCGGCTACGGGCTGACCGCCGCGCAGGCGCTCGAACAGATCTCCTTCCGTTTCTCCGCCACCGACGACCAGTTCCAGACGATCGGCAAGTTCCGTGCTGCCCGACTGCTCTGGGCGCGGGTGGCGCAGGTCTGCGGAGCATCCGAGTTCGGTGGTGCACCGCAGCACGCGGTCACCTCCGCGGCGATGATGGCGCAGCGCGACCCGTGGGTGAACATGTTGCGCACCACCCTGGCCGCGTTCGGTGCCGGAATCGGTGGGGCGGACGAGGTGACGGTCCTCCCGTTCGACAGCGCACTCCCGGAAGGTGCGCTCGGCGTATCGCGGTCCTTCTCCGCGCGCATCGCCCGCAACACCCAGTTGCTCCTGCTCGAGGAGTCCAACCTCGGGCGGGTCCTCGATCCGGCGGCGGGATCCTGGTACGTCGAGGACCTGACCCATGCGATCGCGGAGGCCGCCTGGGAGTTCTTCCAGCAGATCGAGGCGGCGGGCGGATTCGTCCAGGGCGGCGCCGTGGTACGCGAACGCATCGCGCGGACCCGGCAGCGACGCGAGTCGGACATCGCCCACCGCAAGACGGCGGTGACCGGTGTCAACGAGTTCCCGAACCTCGCCGAAGCGCCTCTGCCCGCCGGCGGGCACGCCA
This genomic interval from Rhodococcus triatomae contains the following:
- the mutA gene encoding methylmalonyl-CoA mutase small subunit, with the translated sequence MPSVPRAEGPRAGDTAEAYQAWQKSVAGVLAKSRRVDPEELGPQPQKLLETVTYDGVTVAPLYTSRDERPEPPLPGTYPYVRGTDPDRDVNTGWKVTARYVGTDATTVNTEILDGLGAGVSALWLAVGGAGVPVGDLARALDGVLFDLAPLTLDAGAHTAAAAEALYPVLDVASVSDRAAVTVNLGAAPLTSAYADRPDVNLDTAVELAAAASARTETVRAITVDGTAFHDAGASDAEELGAAVAAGLEYLRAATGYGLTAAQALEQISFRFSATDDQFQTIGKFRAARLLWARVAQVCGASEFGGAPQHAVTSAAMMAQRDPWVNMLRTTLAAFGAGIGGADEVTVLPFDSALPEGALGVSRSFSARIARNTQLLLLEESNLGRVLDPAAGSWYVEDLTHAIAEAAWEFFQQIEAAGGFVQGGAVVRERIARTRQRRESDIAHRKTAVTGVNEFPNLAEAPLPAGGHATAVSRYAAQFEALRDRSDAHLAARGDRPRALLVPLGSVAEHNVRTTFASNLLASGGIEAVNPGPLALGDGAIAGAAAEAQATVAVICGTDKRYGTEASAAVDELRAAGVGTVLLAGSEKALADGGSRPDGYLTARIDAVSELTRLLDLIEADLIDGTTKAGAQ